In Myxococcus stipitatus, the following are encoded in one genomic region:
- a CDS encoding sensor histidine kinase translates to MSTSPSVSWSAASSADASSSGARWGLSSRGFWPAVILAGYTVLALLYGAQLFVYRASRGEPPRLGEALLTGACVWYAWAVLTPFVLAVARRIRATGKPWFVQLPLHLVPAVGFAVLALGLFAMLREWFVVEAGGGWAGAWRYFLFIASKTTDFDLLIYFSLVGMEAAVAYARRMREEAVRASQLEAQLAQAQLQLLRSQLQPHFLFNTLHAISTLMHRDVESADRMVGQLSELLRASLERDGRHEVPLAEELELLAPYLDIERTRFSDRLQVEVSVTDDARDGLVPSLLLQPLVENAIRHGIAPRRGPGKVWVRIRRDGERLALEVEDDGVGPPMGRTELEEGIGLGATRARLERLHGTEQSLTWRVRAPSGFLLSLSMPYRRTRP, encoded by the coding sequence ATGTCGACGAGTCCTTCCGTGTCCTGGAGTGCCGCGTCCTCCGCCGATGCCTCGTCCTCGGGAGCGCGGTGGGGATTGTCCTCGCGCGGGTTCTGGCCCGCGGTGATTCTGGCTGGGTACACGGTGCTCGCGCTGCTCTATGGGGCGCAGTTGTTCGTGTATCGGGCCTCGCGAGGAGAGCCGCCTCGACTGGGCGAGGCCCTGCTGACGGGGGCGTGTGTCTGGTACGCCTGGGCGGTCCTCACGCCGTTCGTCCTGGCGGTGGCGCGCCGCATTCGCGCGACGGGCAAGCCGTGGTTCGTGCAGTTGCCGCTACACCTGGTGCCCGCGGTGGGCTTCGCGGTGCTGGCGCTGGGGTTGTTCGCGATGCTGCGCGAGTGGTTCGTCGTGGAGGCCGGAGGAGGCTGGGCCGGAGCGTGGCGCTACTTCCTGTTCATCGCCTCGAAGACGACGGACTTCGACCTGCTCATCTACTTCTCCCTCGTGGGGATGGAGGCGGCGGTGGCGTACGCGCGGAGGATGCGCGAGGAGGCGGTGCGTGCGTCCCAGTTGGAGGCGCAGCTCGCGCAGGCCCAGTTGCAGCTGCTGCGCAGTCAGCTCCAGCCTCACTTCCTGTTCAACACGCTGCATGCCATCTCCACCCTGATGCATCGCGATGTGGAGTCCGCGGACCGGATGGTGGGGCAGCTGAGCGAGCTGCTGCGCGCGAGCCTGGAGCGAGACGGACGCCATGAGGTCCCGCTCGCGGAGGAGCTGGAGCTGCTCGCGCCCTATCTGGACATCGAGCGGACGCGCTTCTCCGACCGCCTCCAGGTGGAGGTGTCGGTGACGGACGACGCTCGGGATGGGCTGGTGCCTTCGTTGTTGCTCCAGCCGCTCGTGGAGAACGCCATCCGGCACGGCATTGCTCCGCGCAGGGGACCTGGGAAGGTCTGGGTCCGCATCCGTCGTGACGGCGAGCGGCTCGCGCTGGAGGTGGAGGACGATGGGGTGGGGCCGCCCATGGGACGGACGGAGCTGGAGGAGGGAATTGGCCTGGGCGCCACACGAGCGCGACTGGAGCGCCTGCATGGCACCGAGCAGTCCCTGACGTGGAGGGTGCGTGCGCCGAGCGGCTTCCTCCTCTCGCTCTCGATGCCTTATCGGAGGACGCGGCCATGA
- a CDS encoding RluA family pseudouridine synthase, with protein MSEARNSQIPLSFDASPSPGDVPSRLPSPFAPGPPVRLARIAAEALQQRLQREHARWPELWQPGGGKMFGVLVVAAPHGQLRYLCAFSGMLGGAWTVDGFVPPLFDPDARAAYLPAGEAELAALGQRYAELTEQCAHLALQSQGREAELRLLEARRREVAHVRAERSRSLWRQLSAGFEVPNARGENRSMSELFAPRPPPGGAGDCAAPKLLACAYRHGWRPLALAEFWWGATPLGGGRQSGAYYPACDNKCGTVLPFMLEGLDVDPAPSRPAAPCEETTVLVLHEDAALLVVDKPQGLPSVPGRHSPARDSVLTRLQERFPDLSAARFVHALESEVSGLQVIARDTATQAALQRQLARGEAEHRHVAWVDGRTSHEQGHIDLPLRGTTSGELESLANPRHGKQALTDWRATENSESRTRLWLWPRTRHPMQLRIHAAHPLGLGLPIVGDMRFGVEDTRLMLHAEAVGFTHPTSGARLVFSSPAPF; from the coding sequence GTGAGCGAGGCACGTAACTCCCAGATTCCGCTGAGCTTCGACGCGTCGCCATCCCCTGGCGACGTGCCCTCACGCCTCCCGAGCCCGTTCGCTCCAGGCCCGCCAGTACGACTGGCCCGAATCGCCGCGGAGGCCCTCCAACAGCGGCTTCAGCGAGAGCACGCGCGTTGGCCTGAGCTGTGGCAGCCCGGCGGCGGCAAGATGTTCGGAGTGCTCGTCGTCGCGGCACCTCACGGGCAACTGAGATACCTCTGCGCGTTCTCCGGGATGCTGGGCGGAGCTTGGACGGTGGACGGATTCGTCCCGCCCTTGTTCGACCCCGACGCCCGCGCCGCGTACTTGCCCGCCGGAGAGGCGGAGCTGGCGGCGCTTGGGCAGCGGTACGCGGAACTGACCGAACAGTGCGCCCACCTCGCCCTGCAATCCCAAGGTCGAGAGGCCGAGTTGAGACTGCTCGAAGCACGCCGCCGCGAAGTCGCCCACGTGCGAGCCGAACGTTCCCGCTCCCTGTGGCGACAGCTGTCCGCGGGCTTCGAGGTCCCGAACGCTCGCGGCGAGAATCGCTCCATGTCCGAGCTGTTCGCGCCACGCCCTCCTCCAGGCGGCGCGGGAGACTGCGCGGCGCCCAAGTTGCTGGCCTGTGCCTACCGCCACGGGTGGAGGCCCCTGGCCCTCGCGGAGTTCTGGTGGGGTGCAACCCCGCTCGGTGGCGGACGGCAATCAGGTGCGTACTACCCGGCCTGCGACAACAAATGCGGAACCGTCCTGCCCTTCATGTTGGAGGGACTCGACGTGGACCCCGCCCCCTCAAGGCCCGCGGCCCCCTGCGAAGAGACCACGGTCCTCGTGCTGCACGAGGACGCGGCGCTGCTCGTCGTCGACAAGCCCCAAGGCCTCCCGTCCGTGCCGGGACGGCATTCGCCCGCACGAGACTCCGTGCTCACCCGGCTCCAGGAGCGCTTCCCAGACCTGTCCGCCGCGCGATTCGTCCACGCACTCGAGTCGGAGGTCTCGGGCCTCCAGGTGATTGCTCGCGACACCGCGACTCAAGCCGCGCTCCAGCGGCAGCTCGCACGCGGAGAGGCGGAGCACCGGCATGTCGCCTGGGTCGACGGACGGACCTCCCACGAACAGGGACACATCGACCTCCCCCTGCGTGGCACGACGTCGGGCGAACTCGAGTCACTCGCGAACCCTCGGCATGGCAAACAAGCCCTGACCGATTGGCGGGCCACCGAGAACAGCGAGTCCCGCACACGCCTGTGGCTGTGGCCCCGGACACGTCACCCCATGCAGCTGCGCATCCATGCCGCACACCCGCTGGGGCTGGGTCTGCCCATCGTCGGCGACATGCGCTTCGGAGTCGAAGACACGCGGCTGATGCTTCACGCGGAAGCGGTCGGCTTCACGCATCCCACGTCGGGAGCGCGGTTGGTCTTCTCCTCCCCCGCTCCCTTCTGA
- a CDS encoding CC0125/CC1285 family lipoprotein, producing the protein MAVLALAGCTTPYQRMGLSGGYQDSEIARGVMRIEVRGNPHTHLGTLHDYFHRRAKELCQQREYEWFLDSGSEKGPQVFYGTRLGPTVVLADTSSNKRGWVRGVVTCRDASEKTSAAPPGHLVQILDVQSGLVTHVSSDLAMAQVPRSTRWAFVADGKVSARTPEGHLVHVDVDKLDAARTLGYRLLPDAEQESAAPPAPSPPSDSGSASGH; encoded by the coding sequence TTGGCTGTACTGGCTCTCGCGGGGTGTACGACGCCCTATCAACGAATGGGCCTGTCCGGTGGTTACCAGGACTCCGAGATTGCCCGCGGAGTCATGCGCATCGAGGTACGTGGCAATCCCCATACGCACCTGGGGACGCTGCACGACTACTTCCACCGGAGGGCGAAGGAACTCTGCCAGCAACGCGAGTACGAATGGTTCTTGGACTCGGGCTCGGAGAAAGGTCCCCAGGTGTTCTATGGCACCAGGCTGGGGCCCACGGTGGTCCTCGCGGATACCTCCAGCAACAAGCGTGGCTGGGTCCGAGGCGTCGTCACGTGTCGCGACGCCTCGGAGAAGACTTCCGCCGCGCCGCCGGGCCATCTGGTGCAGATCCTCGATGTCCAGTCGGGACTCGTGACCCACGTCTCCTCGGACCTCGCGATGGCCCAGGTTCCGCGCTCCACGCGCTGGGCCTTCGTGGCCGATGGCAAGGTCAGCGCCCGGACTCCGGAGGGGCACCTGGTCCACGTCGACGTCGACAAGCTGGATGCGGCCAGGACGCTCGGCTATCGGCTCCTGCCTGATGCCGAGCAGGAGTCCGCCGCGCCTCCTGCTCCGTCCCCGCCTTCCGACTCGGGCTCGGCGAGTGGGCATTAG